In Chitinophaga oryzae, the sequence CCCCGCTGGAAGAAAAATACTATCGCGCCCAGCTGGAACTGGCAAAGGAAGCCAATCTGCCGGTACAGATACATACGCCTCACCGCGACAAGAAAAAAGGCACGCAGCGCAGCATGGACATCGCCATTGAACACGGACTGCCGCCTCACATGGTGATCGTAGACCACAACAATGAAGAAACCGTGAAAGAAGTGCTGGACCGCGGCTTCTGGGCCGCCTTTACCATCTACCCCTTTACCAAAATGGGAAATGAAAGAATGGTGGAAGTGGTAAAACAATACGGCAGCGAAAGAATCATGGTCAATTCAGCAGCCGACTGGGGCATCAGCGATCCGCTCGCCGTACCGAAGACAGCAGCCCTGATGCACGAAAGTGGTATTGACTCGAATGACATTCATTTGGTAACTTACGTTAATGCTGTAAAGGCGTTTGCGCAGAGCGGTCAGATAAATGAAGCGGATTTTGATATAGCCGGAAATATTGACCAAAGTGAGAAATTCAATGGAAGCACCGTTCTACGCGGAGGCCAGCAGCCAAGAATCAATAAAAATACAACCATCATCCGGTAAAGGCCTGGCAGTTTCGTTACTGCTGGCAATGAACCATGAAAACCTGTTATTCGGTGAGTTATATTGTTAGCAAAGTAATCGGATACCTGCGCCTGATGCGCCCGGCCAATATTGTCACCGCTATCGCGGATATCCTGGCGGGCGTGGCCATTTCCGGCTATTTCCTGAAAGTGACCTTTGAAACGCTGACACTGGACCAGACCCTTCCCGTGGTATGCCTGTGTCTTGCCACTGCCGGCCTGTACGGCGGCGGCGTAGTATTCAATGATGTTTTTGATGCGGAACTGGATGGCACAGAACGGCCGGAAAGACCCATCCCCAGCGGCGTTATCTCGCTGACCCAGGCGATTATCCTGGGCAGTTACCTGCTGCTCGTCGGGATCCTGGCGGCCTTTTCAGTGGGAGGCATCAACGGCCTCACCGGCTGGCTGGCCATCGCCACAGCGGTAGCTGCACTTGTCTATGATAAATGGGGAAAACACCACAGCTTCCTCGGCCCTGTGAATATGGGCCTGTGCCGCGGCCTGAATCTCCTCCTCGGTATTTCTATCGTACCGGGAGCTGTCGCCACCTGGTGGTGGGTGGGCCTGGTGCCTATCCTCTATATCGCGGCGGTGACCAACATCAGCCGGGGTGAAGTGTATGGCGGGACCACCAACAGTATCCGCATAACAGCGGTTTGTTATGCCATCGTATTGCTGACCATCGGTACAGTGGCCATCTTCCATCACAACGGCTGGAAAGTGCTGCCCTTCCTGCTCTTGTTCGCCTGGATGATTTTTAAACCACTGCGCAACGCCTGGAAAAATCCTGTGGGACCCAATATCGGGAAGGCGGTGAAAGCCGGTATCGTAGCGCTGATCGTCATGAATGCCTCCTGGGTGGCGGCTTTCGATGCACTCAGCTATGCACTCGCGGTACTGCTGTTGCTGCCCATCTCCATGTCGCTGGGAAAAGCTTTCGCCGTTACATGAGCCGGTCACTAAATGCACTGCCGGGTAGCACCTTCCAATTCGTAATTCGTAATTCGAATCAATCCACCAGTCCTCTTTTAATGGCTTCCTTCACAAGCCCGGCGGTGTTCTTCACGGCCAGCTTCTGTGTGAGGTTAAGCCGGTGCGTTTCTACGGTACGGAGACTGATAAACAGTTTCTCTGCTATCTGCTGATTGGAATGTTCTTCTGCTATCAGCTGCAAAATCTCTTTTTCCCGGCGGGTAAGCGGAATCTCATAACCGGATGACCGTTGCCCGGTGAGCATTTCATGGAGCAACTGCTGCTTGATGCCGGCATCCAGAAACTGCTCTCCGTTGTAAACCTGCTCAATGGCAGCTACCAACGCTTCCTGATCGGTGTTTTTCAGCAGGTAACCACTGGCGCCGTTGCGTAACATCTGCTTGATATAATGCGATTCCATGAAGTTGGTGAGCGCAATGATCCTGATATCCGGGTGATTTTTATGTACGAGTTTGCACAGTTCCAGTCCGTCTATGTCCGGCATTTGTATGTCTAACAGCAGCACATCGGGTTGCGCGGCAGGTAATGCTTCCATCAGTGTGGTGGCCACACTGCTTTCGTATACGATCGTAATGTGCGGATAAGGCGCCAGCATGGCTTTTAAACCATTGATGACCAACAGATGATCGTCTGTGATGGCTAATTTTATCTTCATAAAAAATAATTGGGGCAGCTATCCTATTTCTGCCAGTTGCATAATTGCGATATTAAACTCTATATAGGCGGTAGTCCCTTGTCCGTTGGCAGCCGCAATTTCCAGGTTGCCGTTCAGCGCCCTGATCCTCGACTGCAGGCTGTTGAGCCCCATGCCTGACTGTGTTTCCCGTGATTCCTGTATTCCTATCCCGTTGTCTTCCACTGTGATGGTCAGCAGCTGGTCCTGGCGGGTGAGCTGCACAAGCGCTTCGGTAGCCTGGGAATGTTTGATGATATTATTGACCAGTTCCTGTACGATCCGGTAAACAGACAGCTCAAAATTGCCCTTGAAGCGGCCGATGTTATCCGGCGCATAACACGAAATGGCCAGATGCCGTGAATGGCTGACGTTGCGGCAATAGAAACGGACCGCTTCTGCCAGCCCCATTCTGGCCAGTAGCTCCGGCATCAGGTTATGGGCCGTTTTACGCACCTCGCCGATGGCGTCGTCCAGCATGCCCATGGCATGACTGAAACTAGCGTCTGTCTTCAGTGCGGGCTGGTCGTGCTTCAGAGCGCCGAAATGCATTTTCACAGCGGATAACAGGCCACCTACCCCGTCATGCAGGTCTTTCGACAGCCGGGTGCGTTCTTTTTCTTCGCCCTGTATCATGGCTTCCAGCACCTGTACCGTTTTCTCTGCTTCCATCGTATGCAGCTGCTGCTCCTGCAGATGGTGGCGGTGTCTTAACCGCTGCCAGACGACGGCCACCATCGCCAGCAATACCACGGCGCAAATGAGGAAAACGAAAATCCACCTGTTCTGTTGTTGTATCTGCAGGTCTTTCAGGGCCAGTTGCAGTTCTTTGGCGGTAAGCTCGCGGTCTTTTTTCTCCGACTGGTACTGCATTTCCAGCAGCATCACGTTGTTGCGCGCGGCATCGCCGGCGAGCGAATCGTTAAGTTCTTCAAATTGTTCTCGCAGGGCGAAAGCCTGCTCATAATGCCCCAGGGTAGCTTTCAGGTTGGAGGCCACGAGGTACCCCCATCTCAGCTCGTTGGTGGCTTTGTACCGGCGCGCCATCGTGATGGCCTGCTCCACGTAGGACAACGCTTCGGTGTACCTTTTCAGGTTAAACAGCTCCCGGCCATAACCCAGGTAGATATACGTCAGCAGTTCCTGGTCAGGGTATTTGCGGGACAGTTCCAGCGACCGTGCGTAGTACTGGTAAGCCTGCGGCCTTTTGTCCTGTTCGAAATACAGGTTGCCCAGGTTTACATAGGCTTTCAGCACATAGGCGCTGTCTTCCAGCCCCCGGCCGGCCGCGATGGATTTATAGTAATACTGTTCTCCCTCCTGGTACCGTTTTTGGACCACCATACAGGAACCCATCGTAATCAGGGCGGAAGTGATGCGCCGCTGGTTGCCGATGGCAATCCCGTTACGATAGGCCTTTTCGGCATATCGATATGCTTTGTTGTAGTCTTTCAGCACGATAAAAACAGTCGCCAGGTTATTATTCATCAGGCCGGAGAAAAGGCTGTCTTTCGTGGCGTCGGACAGTTTGAGCGCTTCCAGGTAGCGCCCGGCGGCCGCCGTAAAATTGCCCAGCTGGTGATGTTCATTGCCGCTGAAGCTGAGTGCGCGCATCAGGCTGACCGTATCCCGGAGGGCTGCATAGATCTTTACCGCATTATCTACCATGAACAACGATTCTTCATACCGGCCCTGCATATCCTGTATATACATATAGTAACAGGCGAAATCGGCTACGCCTTTGGCGTAACCCAGCTGCCGGCTCAACCGGAGGGCTTCCCTGAAAATGCCATCCGCCTTCCCCAGGCTGTCCGGCATGTAACTCATGGCGTAAGCAATCAGGGTATTCACCCGGCCGGTATCGGCTTTTTGTTGCTGCAGCACCCTGAAAAGGCTGTCCTGCGCTGCTGTATTGAAAGCACGGGCAGATGAACAGAGCCCTGCTACCAGACAGACAGCAAACAATATTTTTTTAAACATCGCTTAATGCGCTTACCTGTTAACAATCAGATCTATATGTGCAACAAGAGAAGTATGAAAAACATCCGTGTTACAGGGTTAACAACATGGGGGGCTTTCGCCGGAAATCTATCCAAACAAACAACATACGTTGGCT encodes:
- the eboC gene encoding UbiA-like protein EboC (EboC, a homolog the polyprenyltransferase UbiA, belongs to system of proteins involved in the trafficking of precursor metabolites to an extracytoplasmic compartment so that the biosynthesis of certain natural products, such as scytonemin, can be completed.), coding for MSYIVSKVIGYLRLMRPANIVTAIADILAGVAISGYFLKVTFETLTLDQTLPVVCLCLATAGLYGGGVVFNDVFDAELDGTERPERPIPSGVISLTQAIILGSYLLLVGILAAFSVGGINGLTGWLAIATAVAALVYDKWGKHHSFLGPVNMGLCRGLNLLLGISIVPGAVATWWWVGLVPILYIAAVTNISRGEVYGGTTNSIRITAVCYAIVLLTIGTVAIFHHNGWKVLPFLLLFAWMIFKPLRNAWKNPVGPNIGKAVKAGIVALIVMNASWVAAFDALSYALAVLLLLPISMSLGKAFAVT
- a CDS encoding response regulator; the protein is MKIKLAITDDHLLVINGLKAMLAPYPHITIVYESSVATTLMEALPAAQPDVLLLDIQMPDIDGLELCKLVHKNHPDIRIIALTNFMESHYIKQMLRNGASGYLLKNTDQEALVAAIEQVYNGEQFLDAGIKQQLLHEMLTGQRSSGYEIPLTRREKEILQLIAEEHSNQQIAEKLFISLRTVETHRLNLTQKLAVKNTAGLVKEAIKRGLVD
- a CDS encoding TatD family hydrolase, yielding MCGIHELTEKDLQPLTYTPAYLDKIKGMRFFDPHVHMTSRTTDDYQAMADAGVVALIEPAFWLGQPRTGVDTFRDYFNSLLGWERFRASQFGIKHYCTIGLNSKEANNEALAEAVMEIMPQFIYKEGVVGVGEIGFDDQTPLEEKYYRAQLELAKEANLPVQIHTPHRDKKKGTQRSMDIAIEHGLPPHMVIVDHNNEETVKEVLDRGFWAAFTIYPFTKMGNERMVEVVKQYGSERIMVNSAADWGISDPLAVPKTAALMHESGIDSNDIHLVTYVNAVKAFAQSGQINEADFDIAGNIDQSEKFNGSTVLRGGQQPRINKNTTIIR
- a CDS encoding tetratricopeptide repeat-containing sensor histidine kinase, yielding MFKKILFAVCLVAGLCSSARAFNTAAQDSLFRVLQQQKADTGRVNTLIAYAMSYMPDSLGKADGIFREALRLSRQLGYAKGVADFACYYMYIQDMQGRYEESLFMVDNAVKIYAALRDTVSLMRALSFSGNEHHQLGNFTAAAGRYLEALKLSDATKDSLFSGLMNNNLATVFIVLKDYNKAYRYAEKAYRNGIAIGNQRRITSALITMGSCMVVQKRYQEGEQYYYKSIAAGRGLEDSAYVLKAYVNLGNLYFEQDKRPQAYQYYARSLELSRKYPDQELLTYIYLGYGRELFNLKRYTEALSYVEQAITMARRYKATNELRWGYLVASNLKATLGHYEQAFALREQFEELNDSLAGDAARNNVMLLEMQYQSEKKDRELTAKELQLALKDLQIQQQNRWIFVFLICAVVLLAMVAVVWQRLRHRHHLQEQQLHTMEAEKTVQVLEAMIQGEEKERTRLSKDLHDGVGGLLSAVKMHFGALKHDQPALKTDASFSHAMGMLDDAIGEVRKTAHNLMPELLARMGLAEAVRFYCRNVSHSRHLAISCYAPDNIGRFKGNFELSVYRIVQELVNNIIKHSQATEALVQLTRQDQLLTITVEDNGIGIQESRETQSGMGLNSLQSRIRALNGNLEIAAANGQGTTAYIEFNIAIMQLAEIG